A region of Saccharococcus thermophilus DNA encodes the following proteins:
- a CDS encoding IS256 family transposase, protein MSKRSIPNVDWANQLESVIRQFVKEKLELIMREEIKHFLEIEQAGTPNMRNGYYQRNLDTQYGRIEGLLVPRDRNGEFQTQLFAPYQRHTGWLEEAIIRMYQSGMSTREIGKFIERILGNAYSPATISRITDVVKEDIEKWHHRPLSKRYSVLYLDGLYVKLRRDTVEKEVIYVVLGVNEEGYREILDFFVGGQESAYGWQEILQHLYQRGVKEVLLGVFDGLPGLEEAFKAVYPKADVQRCVVHKVRNTLSRVRKKDQFEVAEDLKLIYRAPNKEMALQMFQQFESKWSSKYPREVQSWANELDVLLTFMDYPSSIRSVIYTTNVIERTIKEIRKRLKPMNSLSSLEAAEKVVYLTIQDFNEKWAGRKLRGFAEAQEALQRMFEERYC, encoded by the coding sequence ATGTCTAAAAGAAGTATACCGAATGTCGACTGGGCAAATCAACTGGAAAGTGTCATTCGTCAGTTTGTGAAGGAAAAATTAGAGCTGATTATGCGGGAAGAAATCAAACATTTCCTCGAAATCGAACAGGCTGGAACGCCGAATATGAGAAACGGCTACTATCAGCGAAATCTAGATACGCAATATGGCCGGATTGAGGGTCTTTTGGTTCCAAGAGACCGAAACGGGGAATTTCAAACACAGTTGTTTGCCCCTTATCAACGCCACACCGGCTGGCTGGAGGAAGCCATCATTAGGATGTATCAAAGTGGCATGAGTACACGGGAAATTGGCAAGTTTATCGAACGAATTCTAGGAAATGCTTATTCTCCAGCGACGATCAGCCGTATTACCGATGTCGTGAAAGAAGACATCGAGAAATGGCACCATCGTCCACTATCCAAACGTTATTCTGTCTTATATTTGGACGGCTTGTACGTGAAACTTCGCCGCGATACGGTAGAGAAAGAAGTCATTTATGTGGTGTTAGGAGTGAATGAAGAAGGGTATCGAGAAATTCTGGATTTCTTCGTGGGAGGACAAGAAAGCGCCTATGGATGGCAGGAAATTCTTCAACACCTCTACCAAAGAGGCGTCAAGGAAGTGCTTCTTGGCGTCTTCGATGGCCTTCCGGGGCTGGAGGAAGCCTTTAAGGCGGTGTATCCGAAAGCCGATGTGCAGCGCTGTGTCGTGCACAAAGTCCGCAACACCCTCAGCCGTGTTCGGAAAAAAGACCAATTCGAAGTGGCCGAGGATCTCAAGCTGATTTATCGCGCGCCGAATAAGGAGATGGCGTTACAAATGTTTCAACAGTTTGAGTCGAAATGGTCCAGCAAATATCCAAGAGAAGTTCAATCTTGGGCCAATGAGTTGGATGTCCTCCTTACATTTATGGATTATCCAAGCAGTATTCGAAGTGTGATTTACACGACGAATGTCATCGAACGAACGATCAAAGAGATTCGGAAACGTCTAAAGCCGATGAACAGTTTGAGCAGTTTAGAAGCCGCGGAAAAAGTCGTGTATTTGACCATCCAAGATTTTAATGAGAAATGGGCAGGGCGAAAGTTAAGAGGATTTGCCGAAGCGCAGGAAGCCCTTCAACGAATGTTTGAAGAACGTTATTGTTAA
- a CDS encoding tyrosine-type recombinase/integrase — protein MPLKKRKHVNKKKVYTINDARKIVLQIKKIEGLSKNSLDNYEKVFNDFDRFWGEETDISSLTTDDVRQFIDWQLNKKIQFLNQKTKKVKKIGVSVSTVNTYLTYAKAIFSVLKNEEIVEENIFQHVKKVKEHQKKIDILTIPEIKKILRTLKKDEIYSEFRMYVLIHVLLDSFGRIGEVLSLTWNDVDFEHHCITFTNTKNKKIRTIPITKKTVKLLQELKEENADFKSEYVFLTNHGKPLGQSAFRKHLKTIIERAGIKKRVHAHLFRHTASAMFIQQNGSVRVLQKILDHSDLSTTQRYAHVLDSTIREQHERFSPIHLLEEHKQRKVKRTKGGNQNEYPF, from the coding sequence TTGCCGTTAAAAAAGCGGAAACATGTTAATAAAAAGAAAGTTTATACGATTAACGATGCAAGGAAAATCGTTTTACAAATTAAAAAGATTGAAGGACTTTCAAAAAATTCACTTGATAACTATGAGAAGGTATTTAATGATTTTGATCGCTTTTGGGGAGAAGAAACAGATATTTCTTCACTTACAACAGATGACGTAAGACAATTCATTGACTGGCAACTCAATAAGAAAATTCAATTTTTAAATCAGAAAACGAAAAAGGTTAAAAAAATTGGTGTTTCAGTTTCAACAGTAAATACCTATCTCACGTATGCAAAAGCAATTTTTTCCGTTCTTAAAAACGAGGAAATTGTAGAAGAAAATATTTTTCAACACGTTAAAAAAGTGAAAGAACATCAGAAGAAAATTGACATACTAACCATTCCAGAAATTAAAAAGATACTCCGTACACTCAAGAAAGATGAAATATACAGTGAATTTCGCATGTACGTTTTGATTCATGTGCTTCTTGATAGTTTTGGACGCATAGGAGAAGTTCTTTCACTTACGTGGAATGACGTTGATTTTGAACATCATTGCATTACATTCACAAATACCAAAAACAAGAAGATTCGGACTATACCTATTACGAAAAAGACGGTAAAACTTCTCCAAGAACTAAAAGAAGAAAACGCTGATTTTAAAAGTGAATATGTATTTCTGACGAATCATGGAAAACCATTAGGGCAAAGTGCATTTAGGAAGCATTTAAAAACGATAATCGAACGAGCAGGAATTAAAAAACGTGTTCATGCACATTTATTTCGCCATACGGCTTCAGCAATGTTTATCCAACAGAACGGTTCGGTACGGGTGCTTCAAAAAATTTTAGACCATAGTGACCTTTCTACAACACAACGATATGCACATGTGCTTGATTCAACGATTCGAGAACAACATGAACGATTTTCACCTATTCATCTTTTGGAAGAACATAAGCAAAGAAAAGTGAAGCGAACTAAAGGAGGTAATCAAAATGAATATCCTTTCTGA
- a CDS encoding acetate kinase: MSKILAINAGSSSLKFQLFEMPSETVLTKGVVERIGFDDAIFTITVNGEKIQEVTAIPNHSVAVKMLLDKLISHGIIRSFEEIDGIGHRVVHGGEKFSDSVLITDEVLKQIEEVSELAPLHNPANIVGIKAFQEVLPNVPAVAVFDTAFHQTMPEQSFLYSLPYEYYTKFGIRKYGFHGTSHKYVTQRAAELLGRPIEQLRLISCHLGNGASIAAVEGGKSIDTSMGFTPLAGVAMGTRSGNIDPALIPYIMQKTGMTVEEVLEVLNKKSGMLGISGLSSDLRDLEKAAAEGNERAELALEVFANRIHKYIGSYAARMCGVDAIIFTAGIGENSELIRAKVLHGLEFMGVYWDPVLNKVRGKEAFINYPHSPVKVLVIPTNEEVMIARDVMRLANLQ; the protein is encoded by the coding sequence ATGTCTAAAATTTTAGCAATTAACGCCGGTAGTTCGTCTTTAAAGTTTCAATTATTTGAAATGCCGAGCGAAACGGTGCTAACCAAAGGGGTCGTGGAACGAATCGGTTTTGACGATGCGATTTTTACGATTACCGTGAACGGTGAAAAAATTCAAGAAGTGACAGCGATTCCGAACCACTCGGTAGCTGTCAAAATGTTGCTTGACAAACTAATTAGCCACGGTATTATTCGTTCGTTTGAAGAAATTGACGGAATCGGCCATCGCGTGGTGCATGGCGGGGAAAAATTCAGCGATTCGGTGCTGATTACCGATGAGGTATTAAAACAAATCGAAGAAGTATCCGAGCTTGCCCCGCTTCATAACCCGGCAAACATCGTTGGCATTAAGGCATTTCAAGAAGTGTTGCCAAATGTGCCTGCCGTGGCGGTATTCGATACGGCGTTTCATCAAACGATGCCGGAGCAATCGTTTTTATACAGCCTTCCATATGAGTACTATACGAAATTTGGCATTCGCAAATACGGGTTCCATGGTACGTCCCATAAGTATGTGACACAACGTGCTGCCGAATTGCTTGGCCGTCCGATTGAACAGCTTCGTCTCATTTCCTGCCATCTTGGAAATGGGGCCAGCATCGCTGCGGTTGAGGGCGGAAAATCGATCGATACGTCCATGGGCTTTACGCCGCTCGCCGGTGTAGCGATGGGAACGCGTTCAGGGAACATTGACCCAGCCCTTATCCCTTACATTATGCAAAAAACGGGAATGACTGTGGAGGAAGTGCTTGAAGTATTAAATAAGAAAAGCGGAATGCTTGGAATTTCCGGTCTTTCAAGCGATTTACGCGATTTGGAAAAAGCGGCGGCGGAAGGAAACGAGCGTGCTGAGCTAGCGCTTGAAGTATTTGCTAATCGCATTCATAAATATATCGGTTCTTATGCGGCGCGCATGTGCGGTGTGGATGCCATCATTTTCACCGCTGGAATTGGCGAAAACAGTGAATTAATCCGCGCGAAAGTATTGCATGGCCTCGAATTTATGGGAGTGTACTGGGACCCGGTATTAAATAAAGTGCGCGGCAAAGAAGCGTTCATTAACTATCCACATTCCCCGGTGAAAGTATTAGTCATTCCGACAAACGAAGAAGTCATGATCGCGCGGGATGTGATGCGGTTGGCGAACTTACAATGA
- a CDS encoding class I SAM-dependent methyltransferase, with product MATPVERLFALFDETAKILQDELQCTYLEAVAETGENVFHGDVLQEEVSELNAKRLKKQYTGIQLERFTNEEIRKAFQLAVLKGMKEHVQPHHQMTPDAVSLFISYLVNQFTRKHLALTILDPAVGTANLLTTVLNHLKGKQTKSYGVDVDDVLIKLAYVNANLQKHAIHLFNQDGLQPLFVELADVVVCDLPVGYYPHKENASRFVLKAEEGHSYAHHLFIEQSLYYTKEGGYLFFLIPNTLFSSDQAAKLHEFIKEHAVIQGLLQLPLSMFKTEKAAKSIFILQKKGENVKAPKKALLAELPRFSNKQAMQAMMRKIDEWIAEEKGK from the coding sequence ATGGCAACTCCAGTAGAACGATTGTTTGCCTTGTTTGATGAGACAGCGAAAATTTTGCAAGATGAATTGCAATGTACATATTTAGAAGCGGTAGCGGAAACCGGAGAGAATGTCTTTCACGGCGACGTGCTTCAGGAGGAAGTAAGCGAACTTAACGCCAAACGCTTAAAAAAACAATATACGGGCATACAGCTAGAACGTTTTACAAATGAAGAGATTCGCAAAGCGTTTCAGCTAGCGGTGTTAAAAGGGATGAAGGAGCACGTACAGCCGCATCATCAAATGACCCCGGATGCGGTTAGTTTATTTATAAGCTATTTAGTCAATCAATTTACTCGCAAACATCTTGCGCTTACCATTCTTGATCCTGCCGTTGGTACCGCAAATTTGCTGACAACGGTGCTTAACCATCTTAAAGGAAAGCAAACGAAAAGTTACGGTGTGGATGTGGACGATGTATTGATCAAGCTAGCATATGTGAACGCGAATTTGCAAAAACACGCGATTCATCTTTTTAATCAAGATGGGCTGCAGCCGCTATTTGTAGAGCTTGCCGATGTAGTCGTGTGCGATTTGCCTGTCGGTTATTATCCACATAAAGAAAACGCTTCTCGCTTTGTATTAAAAGCGGAAGAAGGGCATTCATACGCCCATCATTTGTTCATTGAGCAAAGCTTGTATTATACAAAAGAAGGAGGTTACTTGTTTTTCTTAATTCCAAATACATTATTTTCAAGTGACCAGGCGGCAAAGTTGCATGAATTTATTAAAGAACATGCGGTTATTCAAGGACTGTTGCAACTACCGCTATCGATGTTCAAAACAGAAAAGGCAGCAAAAAGCATTTTTATTTTGCAAAAGAAAGGGGAAAACGTAAAAGCGCCGAAAAAAGCGTTGTTAGCGGAACTTCCTCGTTTCTCCAATAAACAGGCGATGCAGGCGATGATGAGAAAAATCGATGAATGGATTGCAGAAGAAAAAGGAAAGTAA
- the tpx gene encoding thiol peroxidase, translating to MAQVTFKGKPVTLVGNEVKVGDKAPDFTVLDQNLSEVTLADTKGHVRLISVVPSLDTGVCDAQTRRFNEEAAKLDNVKVLTISVDLPFAQKRWCGAAGIENVQVLSDHRDVSFGQAYGVLIKELRLLARAVFVIDSNDTITYVEYVPEVTNHPNYEAAIEAAKAAK from the coding sequence ATGGCACAAGTGACATTTAAAGGAAAACCGGTAACGTTAGTCGGTAATGAAGTAAAAGTGGGGGATAAAGCACCTGATTTTACCGTATTGGATCAAAACTTATCCGAAGTGACGCTTGCGGATACGAAGGGGCATGTCCGTTTGATCAGCGTGGTGCCGTCGCTCGATACAGGGGTTTGCGATGCGCAAACACGCCGGTTTAACGAAGAGGCAGCGAAATTAGACAACGTAAAAGTATTAACGATCAGCGTTGACTTACCGTTTGCGCAAAAACGCTGGTGCGGGGCAGCCGGAATAGAAAACGTGCAAGTGCTTTCCGACCACCGCGATGTTTCCTTTGGGCAAGCATACGGCGTGCTGATTAAAGAATTGCGTTTGTTGGCACGCGCGGTATTTGTCATTGACAGCAATGACACCATCACCTACGTCGAGTATGTGCCGGAAGTGACGAACCATCCAAATTACGAAGCGGCGATCGAAGCGGCAAAAGCGGCAAAATAA
- the ytfJ gene encoding GerW family sporulation protein — MSNHPIQGLMTTAMENLKQMIDVNTIIGDPVETPDGSVILTVSKVGFGFAAGGSEFMMDGKGNGTGSQPGISQNQAGEHPFGGGSGGGVSITPIAFLVVNSSGVKLLHLDESTHLYEKILDVAPQAIEKIQAMLKKNKNDTEKSSPINDFDI, encoded by the coding sequence ATGAGCAATCATCCGATTCAAGGGCTTATGACAACCGCAATGGAAAACTTAAAACAAATGATTGACGTCAATACGATTATCGGCGATCCTGTGGAAACACCGGATGGAAGCGTCATTTTAACCGTTTCGAAAGTAGGATTTGGATTTGCCGCGGGCGGAAGTGAATTTATGATGGACGGAAAAGGCAATGGCACCGGATCGCAGCCAGGAATAAGCCAAAACCAAGCGGGTGAACATCCGTTTGGCGGCGGAAGCGGCGGTGGTGTGTCCATTACTCCAATTGCGTTTTTAGTTGTCAATTCATCCGGGGTCAAGCTGCTTCATCTTGACGAGAGCACACATTTGTATGAAAAAATTCTTGATGTCGCACCGCAGGCGATTGAAAAGATTCAAGCAATGTTAAAGAAAAATAAAAATGACACAGAAAAATCATCGCCAATTAATGATTTTGACATTTAA
- a CDS encoding DUF2953 domain-containing protein: MLKIVAAAIVVLFLFLMLAMMKLSVTIFFQHAQDDDEWKITFRTLFGIVRYTIHIPLVKVEITSPGIVIAHKKSMENTANSKEKRSKYTPKEIMNIFRKAREFTERVVHLYDVMKKFFRHVSITKFEWQTKIGIGDAAATGMIVGLGWSLKYSVLAICSKYMKLKATPMITIIPSFHQAVSETKFICMIHFRIGHAMLAGIRVVKHWRGNRLSEIKTFATQKANEGY; encoded by the coding sequence ATGTTGAAAATCGTAGCAGCGGCCATTGTGGTTTTATTTTTATTCTTGATGTTGGCGATGATGAAATTGTCGGTGACTATTTTTTTTCAACATGCTCAAGATGATGATGAATGGAAAATTACATTTCGTACGTTGTTCGGAATTGTTCGCTATACGATCCACATCCCGCTGGTAAAAGTAGAAATAACATCTCCAGGTATCGTTATTGCCCATAAGAAAAGTATGGAGAATACAGCGAACAGCAAGGAAAAACGAAGCAAATATACACCAAAGGAAATCATGAATATTTTTCGCAAAGCAAGAGAATTTACAGAACGGGTTGTGCACTTGTATGACGTTATGAAAAAATTTTTCCGTCATGTATCAATCACGAAATTCGAATGGCAGACGAAAATCGGAATAGGGGACGCGGCAGCGACAGGGATGATTGTCGGGTTAGGATGGTCGTTAAAATATAGCGTGCTGGCAATATGCAGTAAATATATGAAATTAAAAGCGACTCCGATGATCACGATTATTCCATCTTTTCATCAAGCCGTTTCGGAAACAAAATTTATATGTATGATTCATTTTCGAATCGGGCATGCTATGTTAGCAGGAATACGAGTTGTTAAACATTGGCGTGGCAACCGCTTGTCGGAAATCAAAACGTTTGCCACCCAGAAAGCAAATGAAGGCTACTAG
- a CDS encoding RDD family protein produces the protein MTGEYLPVPVEMGKEACANIPSSIRYAGFWMRFWAYLLDLIVVGSLNRLLVFPLFHLLGISAERTNMFAPATIATTVVFYAYFVLMTKFFQQTLGKMVFGLKVVDESGQPLTWLTVLFREVIGKFIAKTILFIGFLFVAFSEKKKGMHDQFADTIVVHE, from the coding sequence ATGACCGGAGAATATTTGCCTGTTCCTGTGGAAATGGGAAAGGAAGCTTGTGCGAATATCCCTTCTAGCATACGGTATGCTGGGTTTTGGATGCGCTTTTGGGCGTATCTGCTTGATTTGATCGTTGTCGGGAGCCTCAATCGTTTGCTTGTTTTTCCTCTTTTTCATCTGCTTGGCATTTCGGCAGAACGGACGAATATGTTTGCACCGGCGACAATCGCCACGACCGTCGTGTTTTATGCATATTTTGTATTAATGACAAAGTTTTTTCAACAAACATTAGGAAAAATGGTGTTTGGGCTAAAGGTCGTCGATGAGTCAGGCCAGCCATTGACATGGTTGACAGTGCTGTTTCGCGAAGTAATCGGGAAATTTATTGCGAAAACGATTTTATTTATTGGTTTTTTGTTCGTTGCATTTTCGGAAAAGAAAAAAGGGATGCATGACCAATTTGCCGATACGATTGTCGTTCATGAATAA
- the sppA gene encoding signal peptide peptidase SppA encodes MNRKRWVALSIAAVLFVISVLVNVITTLLNKDVETWSGSWLALADQKFNEEVVEDGDASKKIVILEVNGVIQDTGDTETLFSTSGYNHSSFLRMIEQAKNDDTVKAIVLRVNSPGGGVVESAEIHDQLVRLKKETKKPIYVSMGSMAASGGYYISTAGDKIFASPETITGSLGVIMQSLNYEGLAKKYGVKLVTIKSGPYKDIMNPTREMTEEEKKILQQLIQNSYEGFVKVISEGRHLPESEVRKIADGRIYDGRQAKQLHLIDEFGYLDDTIAALKKDYHLANAQVVKYTSDFSFGSLFQMALSRNAMPKHEASELIQLLSKPSSPRLMYLYAE; translated from the coding sequence ATGAACCGAAAGCGATGGGTCGCGCTGTCAATTGCCGCTGTATTATTTGTGATTTCTGTGCTCGTCAACGTTATTACCACACTATTGAACAAAGATGTGGAAACATGGTCGGGAAGCTGGCTGGCGCTAGCTGATCAGAAATTTAACGAAGAAGTCGTCGAAGACGGGGATGCATCGAAAAAAATTGTCATTCTTGAAGTAAACGGGGTGATTCAAGATACGGGGGATACGGAAACGCTATTTTCCACATCGGGATATAATCATTCCTCTTTTTTGCGGATGATTGAGCAGGCCAAAAATGATGATACGGTAAAGGCGATTGTCCTAAGGGTGAATTCGCCAGGAGGCGGTGTGGTTGAAAGCGCGGAAATACACGACCAGCTGGTAAGGCTGAAAAAAGAGACGAAAAAGCCGATTTACGTTTCAATGGGATCGATGGCAGCTTCGGGAGGATACTACATTTCGACGGCAGGCGACAAAATTTTTGCGAGCCCGGAAACGATTACCGGTTCGCTGGGTGTGATTATGCAAAGTTTAAACTATGAAGGACTTGCTAAAAAGTATGGGGTAAAGCTTGTCACGATCAAAAGCGGACCGTATAAAGATATCATGAACCCGACAAGGGAAATGACGGAAGAAGAAAAGAAAATATTGCAGCAACTAATTCAAAATTCTTATGAGGGATTTGTGAAAGTGATTTCCGAAGGCCGGCATCTTCCGGAAAGCGAAGTGCGAAAAATTGCCGATGGGCGAATTTATGATGGAAGACAGGCAAAACAATTGCATTTGATTGACGAATTTGGTTATTTGGACGATACGATCGCCGCGCTGAAAAAAGACTATCATTTAGCCAATGCGCAAGTGGTGAAATATACGAGTGATTTTTCATTCGGCTCCCTATTTCAAATGGCGCTAAGCCGAAACGCAATGCCAAAACATGAAGCGAGCGAATTAATTCAATTGCTTTCTAAACCATCTTCGCCGCGTTTGATGTACTTATACGCCGAGTAA
- a CDS encoding NAD kinase, translating into MAEERNHLYFFYKRDEQLIQRVEPLITLAKQGPFIVIDDHRKANIIVSVGDDGAFLQAVRQTGFRNDCLYVGISTLPSRGFYCDFQIDDIDHMVEATKNLQLEVRKYPIIEVTIDDTASFFCLNECSIRSQIIKTLAMEVFIDDLHFETFRGDGIIVSTPTGSTAYNKSVNGAVVDPLLPCFQVSELASLNNHRYRTLGSPFILSGARKLTLKMSEETSHFPIIGLDNEALSIQHVEKIDIKLSDRVIKTVRLRDNSFWDKVKRVFL; encoded by the coding sequence ATGGCAGAGGAGCGCAATCATCTTTATTTTTTTTATAAACGGGATGAACAGTTGATCCAGCGAGTAGAGCCGCTTATCACGCTGGCTAAGCAAGGTCCGTTCATCGTTATAGATGACCACCGGAAAGCGAATATCATCGTAAGTGTGGGAGATGACGGAGCGTTTTTGCAGGCGGTGCGCCAGACAGGGTTCCGCAATGATTGTCTATATGTTGGCATTTCTACGCTTCCTTCACGAGGATTTTACTGTGATTTTCAAATTGATGACATTGATCATATGGTGGAAGCAACGAAAAACTTGCAACTCGAAGTAAGAAAATATCCGATTATTGAAGTAACGATTGATGATACCGCTTCCTTTTTCTGTTTAAATGAATGCTCCATCCGTTCGCAAATCATCAAAACATTAGCGATGGAAGTATTTATTGATGATTTGCATTTTGAAACGTTCCGCGGCGATGGAATCATCGTTTCGACCCCGACAGGCAGCACGGCATACAATAAATCGGTTAACGGCGCTGTCGTCGACCCGCTTCTCCCTTGCTTCCAAGTAAGCGAATTAGCTTCGCTGAACAACCATCGTTACCGGACGCTTGGATCACCGTTTATTTTAAGCGGAGCGCGGAAATTGACATTAAAAATGTCAGAAGAAACTAGCCATTTTCCAATTATCGGCCTCGATAACGAAGCGTTAAGCATTCAACATGTAGAGAAAATCGATATTAAGCTGAGTGACCGAGTAATCAAAACGGTCCGCTTGAGAGACAATTCATTCTGGGACAAAGTCAAAAGAGTGTTTTTATAA
- the mbcS gene encoding acyl-CoA synthetase MbcS: MKREDFIAPERYNLTSEIEKHAITNPNKLALRWESEQGETREITYGDLIKHANQIGNALLSHGLEKGDKVLIMVPRLIEAYEVYLGTLKAGLVVIPSSEMLRTKDLQYRISHGEVKAIIAYELYVDQFGPIENIDHIVKFVVGKTEPNGWIHLEKAMRAESDVLVATDTSRDDMAFLSYTSGTTGNPKGVVHSHGWGYAHLRIAAKNWLCIEENDLVWATAGPGWQKWIWSPFLSTLGSGATGFVYYGRFDPEKYLQLLSKYEVNVLCCTPTEYRLMAKVPNIGDYKLPHLRSAVSAGEPLNREVIDTFEKYFNIQVRDGYGQTENTLLVGVMKGMKIKPGSMGKPTPGNIVEIINENGEPCAVGEVGDIAVHVDTPTLFKYYYKDPERTAMQFRGDYYITGDKARKDEDGYFWFEGRGDDIIISSGYTIGPFEVEDALVKHPAVKECAVVASPDEIRGHVVKAFVVLREGVDKNDLSLVPQLQEHVKQLTAPYKYPRKIEFVDDLPKTPSGKIRRVELREREMRLAKQ; this comes from the coding sequence ATGAAGCGGGAAGATTTCATCGCGCCGGAACGCTACAATTTAACGTCCGAGATTGAAAAACACGCAATCACTAATCCGAATAAGCTCGCGTTAAGATGGGAAAGCGAACAAGGGGAAACACGGGAAATTACATACGGCGATTTAATCAAACACGCCAATCAAATTGGAAACGCTTTATTAAGCCACGGTCTTGAAAAAGGCGACAAAGTGCTCATTATGGTGCCTCGCTTAATTGAAGCGTATGAAGTATATTTAGGGACGCTCAAAGCGGGGCTGGTAGTCATTCCAAGTTCGGAGATGCTTCGCACCAAAGATTTGCAATACCGCATTTCCCATGGCGAAGTCAAAGCGATTATCGCTTATGAGCTGTATGTCGATCAATTTGGGCCGATCGAAAACATCGATCATATCGTGAAATTCGTCGTGGGGAAAACGGAGCCAAACGGCTGGATCCATTTAGAAAAAGCGATGCGGGCGGAAAGCGATGTGCTTGTCGCGACGGATACATCCCGTGACGATATGGCGTTTTTATCGTATACATCGGGAACGACGGGAAATCCAAAAGGGGTCGTTCATTCGCACGGATGGGGGTATGCGCATTTGCGCATCGCCGCGAAAAACTGGTTATGCATTGAAGAAAACGATCTCGTGTGGGCGACTGCCGGCCCAGGATGGCAAAAATGGATTTGGAGCCCGTTTTTATCGACGCTTGGCTCCGGAGCCACAGGATTTGTGTATTATGGCCGTTTCGATCCGGAAAAATATTTGCAGCTGTTAAGCAAGTACGAAGTAAATGTGCTTTGCTGCACGCCGACGGAGTATCGGCTGATGGCAAAAGTGCCAAACATCGGCGACTATAAGCTTCCGCATCTCCGCAGCGCCGTATCAGCCGGAGAGCCGCTTAACCGGGAAGTGATTGATACGTTTGAAAAATATTTCAACATTCAAGTTCGCGATGGGTATGGACAAACGGAAAATACATTGCTTGTCGGCGTTATGAAAGGAATGAAAATAAAGCCAGGCTCCATGGGCAAACCGACGCCAGGAAACATCGTTGAGATTATTAATGAAAATGGAGAGCCTTGCGCTGTCGGTGAAGTTGGCGATATCGCCGTCCATGTCGACACTCCAACGCTGTTTAAGTATTATTATAAAGATCCGGAAAGAACGGCGATGCAATTCCGCGGCGATTATTACATTACAGGGGATAAAGCGAGAAAGGATGAAGACGGCTACTTCTGGTTTGAGGGGCGCGGGGATGATATTATCATCAGCTCCGGCTATACGATCGGGCCGTTTGAAGTAGAGGATGCCCTTGTCAAGCATCCGGCTGTCAAAGAATGCGCGGTGGTGGCGAGCCCGGATGAAATTCGCGGCCACGTCGTGAAGGCGTTTGTCGTTCTCCGTGAGGGAGTGGACAAGAATGATCTTTCGCTGGTTCCACAGCTGCAGGAGCATGTCAAACAGCTGACCGCACCGTATAAATACCCGCGTAAAATTGAATTTGTCGACGATTTGCCAAAAACGCCGTCGGGAAAAATACGCCGCGTCGAACTGCGCGAACGGGAAATGCGCCTTGCGAAGCAATAA
- a CDS encoding alpha/beta-type small acid-soluble spore protein — protein MARSNNSNQLLVPGAQQALEQMKYEIAQEFGVKLGADTTSRANGSVGGEITKRLVAMAQQQLGGTQQTF, from the coding sequence ATGGCACGCAGCAACAATTCGAATCAATTGCTTGTTCCAGGAGCGCAACAAGCTCTTGAACAAATGAAATATGAAATCGCGCAAGAATTTGGCGTCAAATTAGGCGCTGACACTACTTCTCGCGCTAACGGTTCTGTTGGTGGAGAAATTACAAAACGCCTTGTTGCAATGGCGCAACAACAATTAGGCGGTACTCAACAAACATTCTAA